From the Bdellovibrio reynosensis genome, one window contains:
- a CDS encoding ABC transporter ATP-binding protein, with protein sequence MIEVRDLTKDYGSRRAIDKLNFSISKGDVVGFLGPNGAGKSTTMKIITGFMAPSQGSASVAGFDVFENPLEVKKRIGYLPETPPVYGDMFVRDYLRYVAALKKVPHDKIEKCVDYAIEKTNLGDVQKRLIQHLSKGFKQRVGIAQAIVSEPEVLILDEPTVGLDPKQVAEIRDLVKSLKGHHTIILSTHILPEVEATCEKVIIINKGQIVAEDSIHNLSTMEKGQSRIHVRLRKEITDMKSVLSDISQVVSVHLGATSKEWDIDVQGGEEVVDMISSRIVGKGYGLIELSPSKLDLEDVFLKLTYGAEGKEGN encoded by the coding sequence ATGATTGAAGTGCGAGATCTTACTAAAGATTATGGTTCCAGACGGGCCATCGATAAGCTTAATTTTTCCATTTCAAAAGGGGATGTGGTTGGATTCTTAGGTCCGAACGGAGCTGGAAAATCCACGACCATGAAAATCATCACTGGATTCATGGCCCCTAGCCAAGGTTCTGCTTCTGTTGCGGGATTTGATGTTTTTGAAAATCCGCTAGAAGTTAAAAAGCGCATTGGCTATTTACCAGAAACTCCACCGGTTTATGGTGACATGTTTGTGCGCGATTATCTGCGCTATGTGGCAGCTTTAAAAAAAGTGCCCCACGATAAAATTGAAAAATGCGTGGATTATGCTATCGAAAAAACAAACTTAGGCGATGTGCAAAAGCGTTTGATCCAGCACCTTTCTAAAGGTTTCAAACAACGCGTGGGTATTGCCCAAGCGATCGTTTCAGAGCCGGAAGTTTTGATATTAGATGAGCCCACGGTAGGTCTTGATCCAAAACAAGTCGCAGAGATTCGTGATCTAGTAAAATCACTTAAAGGCCATCACACCATCATTCTATCAACCCACATCCTTCCTGAAGTTGAAGCGACTTGTGAAAAAGTCATCATCATCAATAAAGGACAGATCGTCGCGGAAGATAGCATTCACAATCTATCAACAATGGAAAAAGGCCAAAGCCGCATCCACGTTCGTTTGCGCAAAGAAATAACGGATATGAAGTCAGTCCTTTCTGACATCAGCCAAGTGGTTTCGGTGCACTTGGGCGCAACTTCAAAAGAATGGGACATTGACGTTCAAGGTGGTGAAGAAGTTGTCGATATGATTTCTTCGCGCATCGTGGGTAAAGGTTATGGTCTTATCGAATTAAGTCCAAGCAAACTAGATCTTGAAGATGTCTTCTTAAAGCTGACCTATGGAGCTGAAGGGAAGGAAGGTAACTAA
- a CDS encoding DUF814 domain-containing protein: MKALTQQELEHFVSSVAPLLDGAQLQEIIANDRGLALGFQSRTRYWLVLDLVPNTPMMLLFEDHCPFKKSPKTKPVGLFLNSKAKNLYFTSMEVLGQWGRIVTIALKNAETECELELRLIPKQVNLIVKSQGKQIAWEKPLDLSPPPAIENPPPPRTLEQIETEWLAEQGSVKKSSLDPVAQWEKQKSKDLEKKRKALSEIQKQIESDKYETWYELGNFLKSEGRLQVPEHLKEFVNSKESLSWNIENSFSKAKQLLAKKEGAKDRLDDLIKEISQLEKATYKERPAGSQLVDLMKKTEARGRKLHLESGAVVYCGKSAADNLALLRQAKAWDFWLHLRDFPGAHAIIHRHRDQLISDKEVQEAAEWVAKESLASKSLMVGQKVAVVIVECRFVRPIKGDKLGRVTYHSERSLSLTLRHA, encoded by the coding sequence ATGAAAGCCCTGACCCAGCAAGAACTAGAACATTTTGTCTCTTCAGTAGCACCTTTGTTAGATGGTGCGCAACTTCAAGAAATCATTGCAAACGATCGTGGTCTAGCTTTGGGCTTTCAATCTCGCACCCGCTATTGGCTTGTACTAGACCTTGTGCCTAACACGCCCATGATGCTATTGTTTGAAGATCACTGCCCCTTTAAGAAGAGCCCGAAGACAAAACCGGTTGGACTGTTTTTAAATTCCAAAGCTAAAAATCTGTATTTTACTTCCATGGAAGTTTTAGGGCAATGGGGCAGAATCGTCACAATCGCATTAAAGAATGCAGAAACAGAATGTGAGCTGGAACTTCGCCTGATTCCCAAACAAGTAAATCTGATCGTTAAATCCCAGGGAAAACAAATCGCTTGGGAAAAGCCATTGGATCTTTCCCCACCGCCAGCAATCGAAAATCCGCCGCCACCTAGAACCTTGGAACAAATTGAAACGGAATGGTTGGCAGAGCAAGGTTCGGTTAAGAAATCCAGTTTGGATCCCGTCGCACAGTGGGAAAAACAAAAATCCAAAGACTTAGAGAAAAAACGCAAAGCCCTTAGCGAAATTCAAAAGCAAATTGAAAGCGACAAGTATGAAACTTGGTATGAGCTGGGTAATTTTCTAAAAAGCGAAGGTCGCTTGCAGGTTCCAGAGCATCTTAAAGAGTTCGTTAATTCAAAAGAGTCTTTAAGTTGGAATATCGAAAATAGTTTTTCAAAAGCCAAGCAGCTTTTGGCGAAAAAAGAAGGCGCCAAAGATCGACTGGATGATTTGATTAAAGAAATCAGTCAGCTAGAAAAAGCAACTTACAAAGAAAGACCTGCGGGCAGTCAGCTTGTGGATTTAATGAAAAAAACGGAAGCGCGCGGTCGTAAGCTGCATTTAGAATCTGGAGCTGTCGTTTATTGCGGTAAATCGGCTGCCGACAATTTAGCTTTGCTTCGTCAGGCTAAGGCTTGGGATTTCTGGTTGCACTTGCGGGATTTTCCGGGCGCCCACGCGATAATTCATCGTCACCGTGATCAACTTATTAGCGATAAAGAAGTTCAAGAAGCCGCAGAGTGGGTTGCAAAAGAATCTTTGGCTTCAAAATCCCTTATGGTCGGGCAGAAAGTAGCCGTCGTCATAGTAGAATGCCGCTTTGTTCGCCCTATCAAGGGTGATAAATTAGGTCGCGTCACTTATCATTCAGAGCGCTCCTTAAGTTTAACTTTGCGTCATGCCTAA
- a CDS encoding DNA-dependent DNA polymerase, translating into MTTDNLVKIVETRLQETKNLKEKSQDFILKVVHIYTLQLMKQGNIPIAFMEDVIADIEAEVIEIYRKKTYGFMTLEDYRRHKFRQGDEN; encoded by the coding sequence ATGACAACGGATAACTTAGTAAAAATAGTTGAAACCCGGCTTCAAGAAACAAAAAACCTGAAGGAGAAATCCCAGGATTTTATTCTGAAGGTGGTCCATATCTATACCCTGCAGTTAATGAAACAGGGCAATATTCCCATAGCTTTTATGGAAGACGTCATCGCCGATATCGAAGCTGAAGTGATTGAAATCTACCGCAAAAAGACCTACGGGTTCATGACCTTAGAAGACTATCGTCGCCATAAATTTCGTCAAGGTGACGAAAACTAA
- a CDS encoding SAM-dependent methyltransferase, with translation MISEDHGFYKHFQKVYGDRWPALFAALTQPEQQVARINNLSLIADIESKKWFHLNEEMALPGCKWMTPGSFVQPERNEDELLDVYILDPASVMVARALDVQSGDRVLDMCAAPGGKSLVLIEALKESGEIFCNDLSPERRERLKKVIQQYVPRDIRNRVWVTGKDGVQFGLKEPESFDRILLDAPCSGERHILENKAAQDEWSPRRTEHLASRQYSLLAAAFLAVKPGGRIVYSTCSISPTENDEVVRKLLKKKKDSVKLVEAAVGVGGERTELGVAFMPDKSGFGPLYFAILEKC, from the coding sequence ATGATTTCTGAAGACCACGGCTTTTATAAACATTTTCAAAAGGTGTACGGCGATCGTTGGCCTGCGTTGTTCGCGGCTTTGACTCAACCAGAACAACAAGTGGCGCGCATTAATAATCTTAGCCTGATCGCTGATATCGAAAGTAAAAAGTGGTTTCATCTTAATGAAGAAATGGCCTTACCAGGTTGCAAATGGATGACCCCTGGCAGTTTCGTTCAGCCAGAACGCAATGAGGATGAACTATTAGATGTTTATATTCTTGATCCAGCCAGTGTCATGGTCGCTAGAGCCTTAGATGTTCAGTCGGGTGATCGAGTACTAGATATGTGTGCAGCACCCGGTGGAAAAAGCTTGGTGCTGATTGAAGCCTTAAAAGAATCCGGCGAAATCTTTTGCAACGATCTTTCCCCGGAAAGACGGGAACGCCTCAAAAAAGTCATTCAACAATATGTTCCCCGCGATATTCGCAACCGCGTTTGGGTGACTGGCAAGGACGGCGTACAATTCGGCCTTAAAGAGCCTGAAAGTTTTGATCGTATTCTGCTAGATGCTCCTTGTTCTGGCGAACGACATATTTTAGAAAATAAAGCCGCCCAAGATGAGTGGAGCCCGCGCAGAACCGAACACTTGGCTTCACGACAGTATTCATTGTTAGCCGCGGCTTTTTTAGCAGTGAAACCAGGTGGAAGAATCGTTTATTCTACGTGTTCCATTAGCCCAACAGAAAATGACGAAGTCGTGCGCAAACTACTTAAAAAGAAAAAAGATTCTGTAAAACTCGTTGAAGCTGCCGTCGGTGTCGGCGGCGAGCGCACGGAATTGGGTGTCGCCTTCATGCCAGATAAAAGTGGTTTTGGTCCGCTCTATTTCGCCATTTTAGAGAAATGCTAG
- a CDS encoding sensor histidine kinase has product MKRFVRFPWRIFWKFYFYQVLAFNVLFLVLIAVVDTRYRVRPFVYNEALLNFFFFSNFVAALTSYRFARPIHRVILKALRISSKRVYGNLVENQEDDLLDDELDDISELDVALNHIHRKMKKRKAQFLQAQEESQAFMSAVAEGLVSVSLDEKILYFNSQFGAQFLTADRMKSPNLRLKDAIRSSDVLEGFARTITEGKGQRFTVKLPTLIDNQQRFFSVSVNPIRNEKTKVMYGVVGIFHDITELKKTEQIRIDFVGNASHELRTPLTSIKGYVDTLKEDVKSGQIQQAGRFLDIVSKNIDRLMDLVNDLLSLSSLDSQAALKLEQIHPLQISEHIITELAVMAGAKNISIRVIGEVEPFMADAKKVEQVLRNLVSNAIKFIPNGKTVQIRWEGDEKNVILRVIDDGPGVPEEHLDRLFERFYRIDKGRTRDAGGTGLGLAIVKHIMQSHGGTVAVKSVIDKGSEFICTFPVK; this is encoded by the coding sequence ATGAAGCGATTTGTAAGATTCCCTTGGCGCATATTTTGGAAATTCTATTTTTATCAAGTGCTAGCATTCAATGTGCTTTTTTTGGTGCTTATTGCTGTGGTCGATACGCGCTACCGTGTGCGACCGTTTGTTTATAACGAAGCCCTTTTAAACTTTTTTTTCTTCAGTAATTTTGTCGCAGCACTCACGTCCTATCGATTTGCACGTCCTATTCATCGCGTGATTCTAAAGGCCTTAAGAATTTCTAGTAAAAGAGTTTATGGGAACCTAGTGGAAAATCAGGAAGACGATCTGCTTGATGATGAGCTGGATGATATTTCTGAGTTAGATGTGGCTTTAAACCACATTCACCGCAAAATGAAAAAGCGCAAAGCCCAATTTCTGCAAGCCCAAGAAGAATCCCAAGCATTTATGAGTGCTGTGGCAGAGGGCTTAGTGAGTGTAAGCCTTGATGAAAAGATCCTTTATTTTAACTCTCAGTTTGGTGCCCAGTTTTTAACTGCAGATCGCATGAAGTCCCCGAACCTGCGTTTAAAAGATGCCATCCGTTCCTCAGATGTTCTTGAAGGCTTTGCGCGCACAATCACGGAAGGAAAAGGGCAGCGTTTTACCGTGAAGCTGCCGACGTTAATCGATAATCAGCAAAGATTCTTTTCGGTTTCGGTCAATCCCATTCGCAATGAAAAAACCAAAGTCATGTACGGTGTGGTTGGCATTTTCCATGATATTACAGAGTTAAAAAAGACAGAACAGATCCGCATTGATTTCGTAGGTAATGCTTCCCACGAACTGCGAACGCCCCTGACTTCGATTAAGGGTTATGTCGATACCTTGAAAGAGGATGTTAAGTCAGGACAGATCCAACAGGCGGGAAGATTCTTAGATATCGTTTCTAAAAATATCGATCGCTTAATGGATTTGGTGAACGACTTATTAAGTTTAAGTTCGTTGGATTCCCAAGCTGCCTTGAAATTAGAACAAATTCATCCCTTACAAATTTCTGAGCATATCATCACAGAACTTGCTGTGATGGCCGGGGCAAAAAATATTTCAATTCGTGTGATTGGCGAAGTGGAACCGTTTATGGCGGATGCCAAAAAGGTCGAACAGGTTTTAAGAAATCTTGTTTCAAATGCCATCAAATTTATTCCTAACGGAAAAACTGTCCAAATCCGTTGGGAAGGTGATGAAAAGAATGTGATCTTACGGGTTATTGATGACGGGCCTGGCGTACCTGAAGAACATTTAGATCGTTTGTTTGAACGTTTTTATCGCATCGACAAGGGCCGCACTAGAGACGCTGGTGGTACAGGTTTAGGTTTAGCTATTGTTAAGCACATTATGCAAAGTCACGGTGGCACAGTGGCAGTAAAAAGTGTAATAGATAAAGGAAGCGAATTTATCTGCACTTTTCCGGTTAAATAG
- a CDS encoding response regulator transcription factor has product MAENLIHVLVVEDEQEIRELMALHLLRQGFKVTECSSAEDALNEVNRNPNFQLFVLDWMLPGMSGVDLVGKIKAKARDASVLMVTAMAEPQDIVAGLEKGADDYLTKPFNPGVFIARVKALLRRSANIAAPPSDSSEVSVGGLKMNFKTYEISYNSEPLHLTPSEFKLLGSLVQNMGCVLTREKLIENIQGEGINVVGRTIDTHVFGLRKKLGEWGDRIETIRGVGYRVKVDIA; this is encoded by the coding sequence TTGGCTGAGAATTTGATTCATGTGCTAGTAGTGGAAGACGAACAAGAGATTCGTGAGTTGATGGCCCTGCATTTATTGCGTCAGGGCTTCAAAGTGACCGAATGTTCTTCTGCTGAAGATGCCTTGAATGAAGTGAATCGTAATCCAAACTTCCAACTTTTCGTGCTTGATTGGATGCTTCCTGGGATGAGCGGTGTTGATCTTGTTGGAAAGATCAAAGCCAAAGCAAGGGACGCCTCCGTCCTAATGGTAACAGCGATGGCAGAGCCACAAGATATCGTGGCGGGCCTAGAAAAAGGCGCTGATGACTATCTGACTAAACCTTTTAATCCAGGTGTTTTCATTGCCAGAGTAAAGGCCCTTCTAAGAAGAAGTGCCAATATCGCAGCACCCCCTTCTGATAGCAGTGAAGTTTCGGTGGGTGGCTTAAAAATGAACTTTAAGACCTATGAAATTTCTTATAACAGCGAGCCGCTGCACTTAACTCCATCCGAGTTCAAACTTCTAGGATCGTTAGTGCAAAACATGGGCTGCGTGTTAACGCGAGAAAAACTGATCGAAAATATTCAAGGTGAGGGCATTAATGTGGTCGGCCGCACCATAGACACCCACGTTTTTGGATTACGCAAGAAGTTAGGTGAGTGGGGAGATCGCATTGAGACTATCCGCGGAGTAGGATATCGGGTTAAAGTAGATATCGCATGA
- the phoU gene encoding phosphate signaling complex protein PhoU, which yields MERAIDTQIEDLKKMILLMGGHVEKALSQVTAALLSKDLGMFDQVHAIEKLINEDHIKVDNACMNLLAKQGPVAKDLRLILSVIKINNDLERMGDQSVNISYSGKDYLGRKPIQQQLDDIKKMSEIAGRMVKGSLDSFVRGDVQQAKDILMMDDEIDALKNKVFKDAVLHMKSHGEDVEAGLDLILIARNLERLGDHATNIAEDVIFAFTGKDIRHGGKFG from the coding sequence ATGGAAAGAGCGATTGACACTCAAATTGAAGATTTAAAGAAAATGATTCTTCTAATGGGTGGCCACGTCGAAAAAGCTTTGTCGCAAGTTACTGCGGCATTGTTGTCCAAGGACTTGGGCATGTTTGATCAGGTGCACGCCATTGAAAAGCTTATCAATGAAGATCATATCAAAGTCGACAATGCTTGTATGAACTTACTTGCTAAGCAAGGGCCGGTAGCTAAAGATCTGCGTTTGATTTTGTCAGTGATTAAAATCAATAACGATCTAGAGCGTATGGGCGACCAATCTGTGAATATTTCTTATTCTGGAAAAGACTATTTAGGTCGTAAACCAATTCAACAGCAATTGGACGACATCAAAAAAATGTCGGAAATCGCAGGTCGCATGGTGAAGGGGTCTCTTGATTCCTTTGTTCGCGGTGATGTTCAACAAGCTAAAGACATTCTTATGATGGATGACGAAATTGATGCTTTGAAAAACAAAGTCTTTAAAGATGCCGTCCTCCATATGAAAAGCCATGGTGAAGATGTTGAAGCTGGTTTGGATTTGATTTTGATTGCAAGAAACTTAGAGCGCTTGGGTGACCACGCAACAAATATCGCAGAAGACGTTATTTTCGCCTTCACAGGTAAAGATATACGTCATGGAGGAAAGTTTGGCTGA
- a CDS encoding Ppx/GppA phosphatase family protein has translation MLRRVSAIDIGSNAIRMMIADISGHPSPTIQVVKRFRAAVRLGHDVFTEGIITPATMDIAKATFRRYAETNKELNVEVCRAVATSACREAKNRQDFVDEIFKNSHIPIEVIDGTEEGRLIHLAVRKELNLDNKRSMLIDIGGGSVEVTFSDGDKMTATKSFPMGTVRILENLTKRQLNEAHLNIIMGEFLGDLGEHIYKNCDHDPVDFAIGTGGNLECLGKLKVQLLNAAPHSFLTLSELNAIIEKLKTFKVKERVEVLKLRPDRADVIVPAAMLVQTIMRQAEVQKILIPGVGLRDGIAWSMLTK, from the coding sequence GTGTTACGTCGTGTGTCTGCCATTGATATTGGTTCAAATGCCATTCGCATGATGATCGCGGATATTTCTGGACATCCGTCTCCGACAATTCAAGTTGTTAAAAGATTTCGGGCCGCCGTGCGCCTAGGCCATGATGTTTTTACTGAAGGCATTATTACGCCGGCAACTATGGACATAGCAAAGGCCACCTTTCGCCGATATGCAGAGACTAATAAAGAATTAAATGTCGAGGTCTGTCGCGCGGTCGCCACCAGTGCTTGCCGCGAAGCTAAAAACCGCCAAGATTTTGTCGATGAAATTTTCAAAAATTCCCACATCCCCATTGAGGTGATTGATGGAACCGAAGAAGGTCGTCTGATTCACTTGGCTGTCCGCAAAGAATTAAACTTAGACAACAAACGCAGCATGCTGATTGATATTGGCGGTGGAAGTGTTGAAGTTACTTTTTCTGACGGCGACAAGATGACGGCTACAAAATCCTTTCCGATGGGGACCGTGCGCATTCTAGAAAATCTTACTAAGCGCCAACTGAATGAGGCCCATTTGAATATTATCATGGGTGAATTTTTAGGTGATCTTGGCGAACATATTTATAAAAACTGTGACCATGACCCCGTGGATTTTGCCATCGGTACAGGTGGAAATTTAGAGTGTCTGGGTAAACTTAAGGTTCAGCTTTTAAATGCAGCTCCTCATAGTTTTTTAACTCTGTCTGAACTTAATGCGATCATCGAAAAACTAAAAACATTTAAGGTCAAAGAGCGCGTTGAAGTCTTGAAACTTCGCCCTGATCGCGCCGATGTGATCGTGCCTGCGGCAATGTTAGTGCAAACAATCATGCGCCAGGCAGAGGTTCAAAAAATTCTAATTCCCGGGGTTGGACTTCGCGATGGGATCGCATGGTCGATGCTAACTAAGTAA